The DNA region TACCTGACTGCTGTGTGGGGTGGTGGGTAGCGGGGTGCTCGTGCCTGCCCCCTAGAGGGCCCTGAACGCCTCTGCTCAGCACCATCTTTATGAGTGGAGGAACATTTTGGCCCAGGGTgccatgacccccccccccccgcaaaaaaaactTGAGGAGTCCCAAGTGGTGTATGCAAAGAGTCCTAGGCCTTAAATACTGAGCGCTAACTCACAGATGTTTCCAACATTACCACTGCTGAACCGTTCAAGTTTGCGAGGCAAATACATCCTTGGGCACCTTATTAACCACTGCTGGCTGGACGTTGGGCTGTGGGTGTCCAGGCCTGCTGTTAGATAAATTCAGGGGTGTCGGAATGGACGTGGGAGGAGGACTGGAGGACGGAAGGCGTTGTGGGAGGTTCCTGGTAGCTGTGGCTGCCAGAAATGATGAGATCAGTCAGAGGGaagagcctggaccactgaggagGGGAAGCTGAGGAATGAGGCATACCGGAAGATGGCCGAAGAGAGAGTTGATGGCCTAGGGGACCTCACAGGTTTATAATGAGAATGATTCAGGCCTGGTGCTTACAGTCTCTGCACCTATAAATACCGAAAGATGTTTTATGGGACAGTTCTGGAAAAATGGAAGTTAGCTGCCTCTGGGTCATCCAGCAGACCACTGGCCACAAGAACAGGGCCTGTAAAAGCAGAGGGAAAGCAATGGTTAATTGGCTTTAGAACATAAATCTGGTCAGGTTACTGTCTGTTTAAAAATCTCCTAGTGACTTCTCATTGACTAAATAGAATTTCCCCAGGGGTAAACAAAACCCTTCCAAATCTGTCCCTGCTAATCTCATTGCATCATGCCCCAACACAGAAGCCTATGCCCCGGGCCTGCCTAGCAACTCAGAGCTCTTGAAATGAGCCGTGGCTTTGTTCTGGCCAGGTCTCGGGCTACTGGGCCCCTTCACCCCATTCCTTGCTCTGTCCAGAAAATCCCTACTCTCCCCATCTCTGCTCTGAGCCTTCACAACCCTGCCAAGGCAAAGatacccccctctttctctctccctctgtctgtctctgtgtgtgtctgtgtctctgtctctctgtctctctctctctctgtgtctctgtctgtctgtctgtctgtctctctctctctctctctctctctctctcacacacacacacacacacacacacacgttttgcCATCCTTGAACTTCACTGTGTTCATCAGCTGCTCATCTCACTGtgcagagatttgcctgtctcctgAAGGTAGAAACTTAGTTAACTTTGTATCACTCACTGGCTCCTAGAGCATGCCTAGGTATATAGACACTAGTTAATGTGTCTGAGGAATGAACATAGACCTATTCTCTACAGGAATTGCAATACTGGTATGAAGAGAACGCTTCTTATGTCCCCAGGACCCAACCAGGCTGGAGAAGAGCTCAAAGGCCTCATGCTGACatcatctcttttctctcttggcaGCTGGGGTATGGCCGTCAATGTGTACTCCACATCTGTGACCAGTGAGAACCTGAGTCGCCATGATATGCTTGCGTGGGTCAATGACTCCCTGCACCTCAACTATACAAAGATAGAACAGCTCTGTTCAGGTAGGCGGCTACCCCGGGGTGGCCCAAGGGAGAGGCTGGGAAGGCGGGAAAGACTCACGTGGCTTGCGatcaacaggaagaggaagggcaggaagagcATGTGATACTCCAGTGCTTAGAGTTGAAACCGGGAAACAGAGGCTAGAAAAGTGGAGAGCAGGTGGGGCATTCCTGGGTGACCAGAGCCAGGACAGACAGTGGAGCCACGAGTCAACAGCATGGGGTCCCATGGAGCCACTCTGGGTCCAGCTCTTTGTTCTCTGCTGCTGCAGCCCTTTGGGTACCAGTGTTCCCatccagacagagagaggcatCACCTGTCTGTGTCAGGTAGCCATAAGGCTAACCTATGGACTGAAGGGCTTGGCACTGGTACATGGTTTGGATCAATAAGTGGTCCTTTGGGGGCTGGGcaggcagctcagtggtacagtgcctGTTCCAAatttgcaaggccctgggttcaatccttagcaccacCATCAGGTAAATACGTAAATCGTAATCATGGATACTCTTGTAAAGCCAAGGGGAACCTAACCATATCTAACATGACCGTTGGACTGCACTGGCCCTCGCTGTAGGACACAGGGAGAGGGACCAGGCTTTGGGGGGCAGAGCAGCAGGGGCTCTGGGTGGTAGCTGAATGCCCTGCGTCAGCCATGCCTCCTCACAGGGGCAGCCTACTGCCAGTTCATGgatatgctcttccctgggtgtGTGCACTTGAGGAAggtcaagttccaggccaagctAGAACACGAGTACATCCACAACTTCAAGGTGCTGCAAGCAGCGTTCAAGAAGATGGGTGTCGATAAAGTAGGTGTCTGGACCCCCGGGGTCCATGAGGAGCTGTGTATCCCTGGGGAAGAAGAAGACCCACCAGCCAGGGTGACAAGGGCTACTCGGTTCATTCCACCACATGTCTTTCCACCCCTGACCTCCCAAAGGGGATGCTGTCCATCCAGCTCAAGGCACAGTGAATGCACTTAACCCCCGGTCCCACTGAGTCAGcacttcccttcctttctcctctgtggaCCCGCCCCACTCTGGATGTTAAGGCTCTGTGTATTACCCCTGCCATGTCTCTCCAGAGGCCCCCCCAACACATCAGCTGACCGTCCTGCCTGTGTGGATCCTGAGCCTCCCACACAATGACTCCTGTGCCTGTGGGAAAGGAATGTCCCGAGTTCCTCCCTGGTGGGGCCTGCCAGCCTGCTTGTCTACTCTGGTGCCAGGGGAGGGGGTGCAGACGGAGAAGGTAGACGTGGTTGTAGTCTAGGGGCTGGCTTCCCTGTACTCACAGCGGAAGGCAGTCCTACCCAGCAGGTGGTTAAAACGATCTGCTTCTGTGGTCTATTTCAGATCATTCCTGTAGAGAAATTagtaaaaggaaaattccaagaTAATTTTGAGTTTATTCAGTGGTTTAAGAAATTCTTTGACGCAAACTATGATGGAAAGGATTACAACCCTCTGCTGGCGCGGCAGGGCCAGGACGTAGCGCCACCTCCTA from Peromyscus leucopus breed LL Stock chromosome 22, UCI_PerLeu_2.1, whole genome shotgun sequence includes:
- the Mapre3 gene encoding microtubule-associated protein RP/EB family member 3 isoform X1, which produces MAVNVYSTSVTSENLSRHDMLAWVNDSLHLNYTKIEQLCSGAAYCQFMDMLFPGCVHLRKVKFQAKLEHEYIHNFKVLQAAFKKMGVDKIIPVEKLVKGKFQDNFEFIQWFKKFFDANYDGKDYNPLLARQGQDVAPPPNPVPQRTSPTGPKNMQTSGRLSNVAPPCILRKNPPSARNGGHEADAQILELNQQLLDLKLTVDGLEKERDFYFSKLRDIELICQEHESENSPVISGIIGILYATEEGFAPPEDDEIEEHQPEDQDEY